One Falco peregrinus isolate bFalPer1 chromosome 7, bFalPer1.pri, whole genome shotgun sequence genomic window, CAAGTCCCTCGTAACGCTGCCAGGGAGCCTCATCCCCTACACTCCATTATGCCTGTGACAGACCCTGCCGGTGCCTGCCCTACGAAATGAGTAGTGTAGGAAGAGGTGAGAGGCTGCAGTGGCTCAGCTAGCATAGTCCCAGTGCTGTGGGACAGGCACTGACAGGGAGCCTTCACATCTGCTGCCAGTAAAGACGGGCACGTGGAGACCACTGCCATGTGGAGGCCTTTGAGAGCCGCACAGCACAACTGCAGGCTTGCACATGCCTTTCGGAAGCCTCCAGTGACATCTCCTGACGGCATCGCATCTACTCAAGGACGTGCACTGCTCTAATGCTTGCCTTTCAGTCAAGACCTTGTAATTCAAGATCTTAGAATTAACCACACACCCAGATGCCGTTGGGGATTTCTGAATGATACTTCTGCTAAGCAGTGAAAAAAGCACACGCTTGCCTCTTTCTGGAGGAAGCGTCATCTGGCTGAGTTCAGTTGAGACTCGCCTAAATAAAGAAGCAGCGGCTGCTGCACCATGAATTCACATcacattttgtttgtgttcaTGCAGGGTGGCTGACAAACTGCCTAGACCAAACCTGGTCTTGCTCAAGCACCTGCTCTCTCTGCTCCACCACATCAGCCAAAATGCCGACACCAACAGGATGGACTCCAGCAATCTGGCCATCTGCATCGGCCCAAACATGCTGAGCCCAGAGTCGGACAACACGCTCCCGCTGGAAGTGCAGAAGGAGATGAATGACAAGGTGTGTTGAACTCACCAGGCAGCCACCCGCTTCGAGGCAGCTCAGAGCCATCCATAGGGACCCCGCTGCCATGGCAAAAGCTGAACAAAGCAGCACCCCCACACATCGGGGATGCCCCTCAGCTCGGGTGCCTGCAACGTGATGGGCAAGGCTGCCCCTTCTCTCGCCGCCTCTGAGCAAAAGTAGCAgttgccctgcagccccctaCGTCGCAGCACAGCTCCTGAATGCCTGGCATGCAGGGGGCAAGGGGCACCCGGTGGCATTGCCACCATGGGCCCTCTGCACAGCGAGGCCAGGCCTGTGGCTGATGGCGTTTTGTCTGTATCGAGGCAGATCAATTCATCTGCAGCATCAGCCCTCACCCTCCAAAGTGGACTCACCCTCTGACTTTAAGCTAGGATTTTGGCAGAAAATACCCTGCTCTGTGCTTCCCTTCATACCAAgacagcaggcaggggcagaaAACACTGTTCAGTATGTTTTCAGCCCTTTTGACTGAAATAaccttttttctgtgtgcaggTGACAGTGTTGGTGGAGTTCCTCATAAATAACTGCTCAGAAATATTTGGGGACGACATtgccttccctgcctgtgccttGGCTGAGGGGTCACTGGAGCACACCAGCTCCACAGGTATGAAAACGTACTGAGGGTGTCACAGACTGGGGCTTTGATATGGGGGTACATCTGTGGAAACACAGAGAGTCCCAGACAGTTCATTATTGCAGTGTTTTTCTACAGAAACACTTTCCAAAAgtacaaaagaaaactaaatccTGATGTTAAACATCGGCCTCAAGCACATTCTGGACAGCTCAAGGATCTTTCTGAAAGGGCTCAAAACAGCATCATTCTCCTAACCTGAGAGGTCCAGAGGTCTCTGTTTTGCCATTGCTTCTCAGGAGGAACAGGGTATGAAAAGACAGACACATTTTCAGCATAGTTGATATGCTATCTGTGCCCTTTTTTGCACTTGCCTTATCGAAGTTAACTCCTCCaagagctgtttatttttcaaggtGAGCTGAAACATCAAGGTCTAGACACTGACTTCAGAAGTCTGTGGAGTGAAATGTCCTCTCAAGAGCCATTTTCAAGAAGAGCAGCAGATATTACAAAGAACACAGC contains:
- the LOC129784888 gene encoding T-cell activation Rho GTPase-activating protein-like, whose translation is MDSSNLAICIGPNMLSPESDNTLPLEVQKEMNDKVTVLVEFLINNCSEIFGDDIAFPACALAEGSLEHTSSTGMKTY